A DNA window from Synergistales bacterium contains the following coding sequences:
- the deoC gene encoding deoxyribose-phosphate aldolase, whose protein sequence is MTPKKEWGAIRTAAHRLVTHITETKDVEETSTDLAPSIDHTLLKPGIPSERYQQLCNEARHHHFAAVCIPLSAVPVAAPLLEGTPVRIASVVGFPLGTTPLEIKRREIAWALDQGANEIDAVVDLGNLRNNDREGVTLELSALRECSGRHILKVIIETPILEEQEIIDLTELCLDHGIDIVKTGTGFFGRVTLDDVALINATAQGRVGIKAAGGISSAEQAEQLIRAGATRLGCSRSISIVHPAD, encoded by the coding sequence ATGACGCCGAAAAAAGAGTGGGGCGCAATCCGTACCGCAGCCCATCGCCTGGTCACCCACATCACCGAAACGAAGGACGTGGAAGAGACCAGCACCGATCTCGCACCGTCTATCGATCACACACTTCTCAAACCAGGCATTCCATCGGAACGCTACCAGCAGCTCTGCAACGAAGCCAGGCACCATCACTTTGCCGCCGTCTGCATTCCCCTGAGCGCCGTTCCCGTGGCGGCGCCGCTTCTCGAAGGAACGCCTGTCCGCATCGCTTCCGTAGTCGGATTCCCCCTGGGGACCACACCGCTTGAAATCAAACGCCGGGAGATCGCGTGGGCATTGGATCAGGGTGCCAACGAAATCGACGCGGTCGTCGATCTCGGCAACCTCCGCAACAACGACCGGGAGGGCGTCACCCTCGAACTGTCCGCCCTCCGGGAGTGTTCCGGCAGACACATTCTTAAGGTCATCATCGAAACACCCATTCTGGAAGAACAGGAGATCATAGACCTCACGGAGCTCTGCCTCGATCACGGAATCGACATTGTCAAAACAGGGACAGGGTTCTTTGGCAGGGTAACCCTCGACGATGTGGCCCTGATCAATGCGACAGCTCAAGGGAGGGTCGGGATCAAGGCGGCTGGAGGGATCAGTTCTGCGGAGCAGGCGGAACAGCTCATACGCGCGGGAGCGACACGCCTCGGCTGCTCCCGGTCGATCTCTATCGTCCATCCAGCCGACTGA